One stretch of Priestia megaterium DNA includes these proteins:
- a CDS encoding flotillin family protein: MFSTPILVVVGIVVFLLIALIAVFITKYRTAGPDEALIVTGSYLGNKNVHVDESGNRIKIVRGGGTFVLPVFQQAEPLSLLSSKLEVSTPEVYTEQGVPVMADGVSIIKIGGSISEIATAAEQFLGKAKEDRETEAREVLEGHLRSILGSMTVEEIYKNREKFSQEVQRVASQDLAKMGLIIVSFTIKDVRDKNGYLESLGKPRIAQVKRDADIATAEAEKETRIKRAEAHKDAQKAELERNTEIAEAEKMNQLKTAEYRREQDIAKARADQAYDLETARAKQDVTEQEMQIRIIERQKQIELEEKEILRRERQYDSEVKKKADADRYSVEQSAEAEKAKQLAEADANKYRIEAMAKAEAERVRIDGLAKAEAQRAQGESEAEIIRLKGLAEAEAKQKVAEAFEQFGQAAILDMIIKMLPEYAKQVASPLANIDKITVVDTGSNGENSGANKVTGYATNLMSSLQESLKASSGIDVKELIENFSGKGNVRQSLHELTDEIKQQNKKEDI, from the coding sequence ATGTTTTCAACACCTATATTAGTTGTCGTTGGAATTGTTGTTTTTTTATTAATAGCGCTGATTGCCGTATTTATTACAAAATACCGTACAGCAGGTCCAGATGAAGCGTTAATTGTAACAGGAAGCTATCTGGGAAATAAAAACGTGCACGTCGATGAATCCGGAAACCGCATTAAAATTGTTCGCGGCGGCGGTACGTTTGTGCTGCCAGTTTTTCAGCAGGCTGAGCCTCTGAGCTTGCTATCAAGCAAACTGGAAGTATCTACACCTGAAGTATATACAGAACAAGGTGTTCCTGTTATGGCTGATGGGGTATCAATCATTAAAATTGGAGGTTCTATTTCAGAAATTGCAACGGCCGCTGAGCAGTTTTTAGGCAAAGCAAAAGAAGATCGTGAAACCGAAGCTAGAGAGGTCTTAGAAGGTCACCTTCGCTCGATTCTTGGTTCTATGACGGTAGAAGAAATTTATAAAAACCGTGAAAAATTTTCTCAAGAAGTACAGCGCGTAGCTTCACAAGATCTGGCTAAAATGGGGTTAATTATTGTATCGTTTACAATTAAAGACGTTCGGGATAAGAACGGCTATCTAGAATCTCTAGGGAAACCTCGTATTGCTCAAGTTAAGCGAGATGCTGACATTGCAACAGCGGAAGCTGAAAAAGAAACAAGAATCAAGCGTGCTGAGGCTCATAAAGATGCCCAAAAAGCAGAGCTTGAGCGAAATACGGAAATCGCGGAAGCTGAAAAAATGAATCAGTTAAAAACCGCTGAATATCGTCGTGAACAAGATATTGCCAAAGCTCGTGCTGACCAAGCATATGATCTAGAAACAGCTCGCGCGAAACAAGATGTAACAGAACAAGAAATGCAAATCCGCATTATTGAACGTCAGAAACAAATTGAATTAGAAGAAAAAGAAATTCTTCGTCGTGAGCGTCAATACGATTCTGAAGTAAAAAAGAAAGCAGATGCAGATCGTTACTCTGTTGAGCAATCCGCAGAAGCTGAAAAAGCAAAACAGCTTGCTGAAGCAGACGCCAACAAATATCGAATTGAAGCAATGGCTAAAGCTGAAGCTGAACGCGTTCGAATTGATGGCTTAGCAAAGGCTGAAGCTCAGCGTGCCCAAGGTGAATCTGAAGCTGAGATTATCCGCTTAAAAGGTTTAGCTGAAGCAGAAGCTAAACAAAAAGTAGCTGAAGCATTCGAGCAGTTCGGTCAAGCGGCTATTTTAGATATGATTATCAAGATGCTTCCTGAATATGCAAAACAAGTTGCAAGTCCTTTAGCAAATATCGACAAAATTACGGTTGTGGATACAGGAAGCAATGGTGAAAACAGCGGAGCTAATAAAGTGACTGGCTATGCAACAAACTTAATGTCTTCTCTTCAAGAATCGCTGAAAGCATCCTCAGGTATAGATGTGAAGGAATTGATTGAGAACTTTTCTGGAAAAGGAAATGTGCGACAAAGCTTGCACGAACTAACGGATGAAATCAAGCAACAAAACAAGAAAGAAGATATCTAA
- a CDS encoding WecB/TagA/CpsF family glycosyltransferase, with amino-acid sequence MKENILGIDVCSDTYDELAVKLLQDIDKGRKSFIVAINPEKIMKAQEDRELKSLLNQATYQIPDGIGVILASKLKKGRIRERVTGIDMMLKLCKEATNNGKRIFLYGAKPGIADEAKAKLEEMFPGILIVGTLNGYEKNEEVIERTINDSGAEIVFVALGSPAQENWIIAHKEKLNPSVYQGVGGSFDVISGRLNRAPAVFQKFGLEWLYRLLKEPWRWKRQLELPRFLLRVLRG; translated from the coding sequence ATGAAGGAAAACATCTTAGGAATAGACGTTTGTAGCGACACGTACGATGAGCTAGCGGTAAAGTTACTTCAGGATATAGATAAAGGCCGAAAATCATTTATTGTAGCAATCAACCCTGAAAAAATTATGAAAGCACAAGAAGACAGGGAATTGAAGTCACTATTGAATCAGGCGACTTATCAAATTCCAGATGGAATCGGTGTGATTTTAGCTTCAAAGCTCAAAAAGGGACGTATTCGTGAGCGTGTAACGGGTATTGATATGATGCTGAAGCTGTGTAAAGAAGCAACGAATAACGGTAAAAGAATTTTTTTATACGGAGCCAAGCCTGGAATTGCAGATGAAGCCAAAGCTAAGTTGGAAGAGATGTTTCCAGGGATTTTAATTGTTGGAACATTAAATGGCTATGAAAAAAATGAAGAAGTCATTGAACGTACGATTAATGATTCAGGAGCAGAAATTGTTTTTGTGGCTTTAGGGAGTCCAGCCCAAGAAAATTGGATTATTGCTCATAAAGAGAAACTTAATCCTTCTGTTTATCAAGGCGTAGGGGGCTCGTTCGATGTTATTTCAGGACGATTGAACCGAGCACCTGCTGTTTTTCAAAAGTTTGGTTTAGAGTGGCTTTATCGACTGTTAAAAGAACCATGGAGATGGAAGCGTCAGTTAGAATTACCTAGGTTTCTTCTTCGAGTGTTAAGAGGTTAA
- a CDS encoding nucleotide sugar dehydrogenase: protein MTKKLCVVGLGYIGLPTAVMFANHGLYVHGVDVNEKAVELIKNKQLHIEENGLQERLESAVDNGHFTVGTTAEEADIFIIAVPSPINEDKTANLNYVREATKSIVPYVRKGNLVILESTVPPRTVEDVMLPVLKETGLELGSELFVSHSPERVIPGKVFEELVNNDRIVGGINEESSRLTVELYKTFVKGNIHVTDATTAEMVKVIENTYRDVNIAFANELAKISEKIGVNAWEAIKLANYHPRVNIHLPGPGVGGHCIAVDPWFLTELQPELAKIISLSRHTNDSMPEYTALKTKSLLDEKGIQHGRVAVLGLAFKGNIDDMRESPSTDVLHHLEKLGVDYTAFDPHIKENKIERQTQSLDEAVAHADVILILTDHNEFKELLPSSVENHMRTKVIFDTKNCIQRDQWKAAGFDVVLLGDSKVSTL, encoded by the coding sequence ATGACAAAGAAATTGTGTGTAGTTGGTTTAGGATATATAGGTTTACCGACAGCTGTTATGTTTGCCAATCACGGCTTATATGTACATGGTGTCGACGTAAATGAAAAAGCAGTAGAATTAATTAAAAATAAGCAACTTCATATAGAAGAAAACGGCTTACAAGAACGTTTAGAATCAGCAGTTGACAACGGCCACTTCACGGTAGGCACAACGGCTGAAGAGGCGGATATTTTTATTATTGCTGTACCATCACCAATTAATGAAGATAAAACGGCAAATTTGAACTATGTTCGAGAAGCGACAAAATCGATTGTTCCTTACGTTCGTAAAGGAAATTTAGTAATTTTAGAATCCACAGTTCCTCCGCGTACAGTAGAAGACGTTATGCTACCTGTGCTAAAAGAAACTGGTTTAGAATTAGGCAGTGAGTTATTTGTTTCTCATTCACCTGAACGCGTTATTCCAGGAAAAGTATTTGAGGAACTAGTAAATAATGACCGTATTGTCGGTGGTATTAACGAAGAGTCTAGTCGTTTGACTGTTGAGCTTTATAAAACATTTGTAAAAGGAAATATTCACGTAACGGATGCTACAACAGCTGAAATGGTGAAAGTAATCGAAAACACATATCGTGATGTGAACATTGCGTTTGCAAATGAGCTGGCAAAAATCAGTGAAAAAATTGGTGTAAATGCGTGGGAAGCGATTAAGTTAGCGAACTATCATCCACGTGTAAACATTCATTTACCAGGTCCTGGTGTAGGCGGCCACTGTATTGCTGTTGACCCTTGGTTCTTAACGGAGCTTCAGCCAGAACTGGCAAAAATTATTTCTCTTTCTCGTCATACAAATGATTCAATGCCTGAATATACAGCATTGAAAACGAAAAGCCTACTAGATGAAAAGGGCATTCAACATGGACGTGTAGCTGTTTTAGGTTTAGCTTTTAAAGGGAATATTGACGATATGCGTGAAAGTCCATCAACAGATGTACTTCATCATTTAGAAAAGCTGGGCGTTGATTACACAGCATTTGATCCTCATATCAAAGAGAATAAAATCGAACGTCAGACGCAAAGTTTGGATGAAGCTGTTGCACATGCGGATGTGATTCTTATTTTAACAGATCATAATGAGTTCAAAGAGCTTCTTCCATCATCTGTTGAAAATCACATGCGTACAAAAGTTATTTTTGATACGAAAAACTGCATTCAGCGTGATCAATGGAAAGCAGCAGGCTTTGACGTAGTGTTACTTGGTGATTCAAAAGTTTCTACTTTATAA